From a single Vibrio tubiashii genomic region:
- the rlmA gene encoding 23S rRNA (guanine(745)-N(1))-methyltransferase, producing MSYTCPLCHENLTLSERTYRCQNNHAFDLAKEGYINLMPVQHKRSKDPGDNKDMMQARRRFLEIDHYRPLKERVAQLCAELLSGSQHRLLDIGCGEGYYTTEVASHLANQYAQSKTYGLDISKVAIRYAAKRYSNCHFSVASSHRLPFENGSLDAVLRIYAPCKAEELSRVVADSGFVVTVTPAGRHLYQLRDEIYPDVRLHSEEAEIIAGFELEQQEKLSYVMQLSDGDGYDLLQMTPFAWKASDTLRDKLKSATLFECEADFMIRIYRKKAPQ from the coding sequence ATGTCTTACACCTGCCCTTTATGTCACGAGAACCTTACGCTTTCAGAGCGCACATATCGTTGTCAGAACAATCACGCCTTTGACCTAGCGAAGGAAGGTTATATCAATCTAATGCCTGTTCAGCACAAGCGTTCTAAAGATCCCGGCGATAATAAAGACATGATGCAGGCGCGTCGTCGCTTTCTTGAAATAGATCACTATCGCCCACTTAAAGAGCGTGTGGCTCAGTTATGTGCTGAGCTCCTTTCAGGCTCACAGCATCGGCTTCTTGATATTGGTTGCGGTGAGGGTTACTACACGACAGAAGTGGCCTCCCATCTAGCAAACCAATATGCGCAATCCAAAACCTACGGATTAGATATCTCTAAAGTTGCGATTCGCTACGCCGCTAAGCGCTACTCAAACTGTCATTTTTCGGTTGCTTCAAGCCATCGCTTACCGTTTGAAAACGGCAGCCTAGATGCGGTACTGCGTATCTACGCGCCATGCAAAGCAGAAGAACTGTCTCGCGTGGTTGCTGATTCAGGTTTTGTTGTCACTGTAACCCCTGCAGGACGCCACCTCTACCAACTTAGAGACGAAATCTATCCTGATGTTAGGCTTCACAGTGAAGAAGCTGAAATCATTGCTGGTTTTGAGTTAGAACAGCAAGAAAAATTGTCATACGTAATGCAGCTCAGCGATGGTGATGGTTACGATCTGCTGCAGATGACGCCATTTGCGTGGAAAGCGTCTGACACTCTTCGTGACAAGCTAAAGTCAGCTACACTTTTTGAGTGTGAGGCTGATTTTATGATCCGCATATATCGCAAGAAAGCACCTCAATAG
- a CDS encoding methyl-accepting chemotaxis protein, producing MFEKLKNQSVGFQLKLVILLCLLISFAGTATLVYRNASKVLLDTTLKGHQAEVEAMAMTIAGQFDAYLHTAKVLESTFRNGYLAGVYVEDYSVDFNGKSIPNITQYGESLIGDTKLVDSFTRDTGAVATIFAPLNGDFIRVATSLKDPSGQRVVGSTLGKDHPGYNQLINGQPYYAQVKLFGESYITYYAPIKNASGQVNGLSFIGLPVEQATQDLYKSLESITWGETGYTIVVDNREDNLGKYLLHPVHDESAPSIIEVADYDGNKPFHQIFEQKSGLIRYPYEYQGTVGEKYLVYTEVPGWNWKLLGGTFIKEVTKGSDTLLKLIITIATIVAIATFIILTVFLNRNLKPLTVLNSYMTRLAKGEVSLDIPSTGKASNNEIINLSNGVANMATQLNTLVGEIRSTSDAVQTASQSVSSDAAHNLSQSDIQQQQVEQVATAIEEMASSAQAVAQQVEAIAENVRLTNQDSQSGLDVVENVCIDIAQLNDQLDNSAKAIEQVNLDSEAIQTVTKMIDEIAEQTNLLALNAAIEAARAGEQGRGFAVVADEVRTLAHRTQTSVKDVVSIIDKLKGSTSNAVDMMNKSQVNANQVLDKAQEAGIALETIASQVQSIAGQADTIAATSEEQANVSQEIASNANSISELNRESRETSAKTTQSADHLIKQAASLKQQVDFFH from the coding sequence ATGTTCGAAAAACTCAAAAATCAAAGCGTCGGTTTTCAGCTAAAACTGGTCATATTGCTTTGTTTGCTAATTTCGTTTGCGGGTACAGCAACCCTCGTTTATCGCAATGCTTCCAAAGTACTGCTCGATACCACACTGAAAGGACACCAAGCCGAAGTCGAAGCCATGGCGATGACCATCGCAGGTCAATTTGATGCCTATTTACATACCGCTAAAGTACTCGAATCTACCTTTAGAAATGGCTATCTCGCCGGTGTTTATGTCGAGGATTACAGCGTCGATTTTAACGGTAAGTCGATCCCTAACATTACCCAATATGGCGAGAGCTTAATTGGTGATACGAAACTTGTAGATAGTTTTACTCGTGATACTGGCGCGGTAGCCACTATCTTTGCTCCTTTGAACGGTGATTTCATTCGCGTTGCGACTTCTTTAAAAGATCCTTCTGGTCAACGCGTTGTCGGTTCAACTCTAGGTAAGGACCATCCTGGCTATAACCAATTAATCAACGGTCAGCCATACTACGCGCAAGTTAAACTGTTTGGTGAAAGTTACATCACCTACTACGCTCCAATCAAAAACGCTTCTGGACAAGTAAACGGTCTCTCATTCATTGGACTGCCGGTCGAACAAGCGACTCAAGATCTCTATAAGTCTCTGGAATCCATAACATGGGGTGAGACGGGATACACCATTGTGGTCGACAACCGAGAAGATAATCTCGGTAAATACTTGCTGCATCCTGTTCATGATGAAAGTGCCCCGTCAATCATTGAGGTGGCTGACTACGATGGCAACAAACCATTCCATCAAATATTTGAGCAAAAAAGTGGCTTGATTCGTTACCCTTATGAATATCAAGGTACGGTTGGGGAGAAATATCTTGTTTATACCGAAGTTCCTGGCTGGAACTGGAAGCTACTAGGCGGCACCTTCATTAAGGAAGTAACCAAAGGAAGTGACACGCTACTTAAGCTCATTATTACCATTGCCACAATTGTTGCGATCGCGACGTTTATCATTCTAACCGTTTTCCTAAATCGTAATCTAAAGCCACTGACCGTATTAAATAGCTATATGACGAGACTGGCAAAAGGAGAAGTTAGCCTAGATATCCCTTCGACGGGTAAAGCGTCAAACAACGAGATTATTAACCTCAGCAATGGGGTTGCGAATATGGCAACACAGCTCAACACCTTAGTCGGTGAAATCCGTTCGACCAGTGACGCCGTTCAGACAGCATCTCAAAGCGTGTCTAGCGACGCCGCACACAATTTAAGCCAATCTGATATTCAACAGCAACAAGTAGAGCAAGTGGCCACAGCAATCGAAGAGATGGCCTCTTCTGCACAGGCGGTTGCTCAGCAGGTGGAAGCGATTGCAGAAAATGTTCGCTTGACCAATCAGGACAGTCAATCAGGGCTCGATGTTGTGGAAAATGTCTGCATCGATATCGCCCAGCTTAACGACCAGTTAGACAACTCAGCGAAGGCGATTGAGCAAGTCAACCTTGACAGTGAAGCGATTCAAACCGTGACTAAAATGATCGATGAGATCGCCGAACAAACTAACCTACTGGCGCTTAATGCGGCAATCGAAGCAGCTCGGGCGGGCGAGCAAGGTCGTGGGTTTGCAGTCGTTGCTGATGAAGTGCGAACTCTGGCCCACAGAACTCAGACTTCAGTAAAAGACGTGGTGTCTATCATTGATAAGCTTAAAGGCTCAACCAGTAATGCGGTGGATATGATGAACAAGAGCCAAGTCAATGCCAATCAAGTGTTAGACAAGGCACAAGAAGCGGGCATAGCACTCGAAACGATTGCATCTCAAGTTCAGTCTATTGCAGGTCAGGCGGATACCATTGCCGCGACTTCCGAAGAGCAGGCCAATGTCTCCCAAGAGATCGCCTCTAACGCAAATTCTATCAGTGAGTTAAACCGAGAAAGTCGTGAGACAAGCGCTAAAACGACCCAAAGCGCCGATCATTTGATTAAGCAAGCGGCGTCATTGAAACAACAAGTGGACTTCTTCCACTAA